AGGGTCATCACCACGGAGTGAGTGCTGACGAACTGATGGCGCTCCGGACAGGCCGGCGCGACGAAAGAACCGACCAGCACGCCGGTGCCGCCGACGAACATAGTCACGATGGTTGTCCCGAGACCGACGAAGAAAAACTTCACCCTACCGGTGGAGGTGCTGCGCAAACCCGGCAGCCAAGTCGACGCCAGGATAAAAATAGCGATGATGAGCTGAAGTAATGACTTCGGCAGCGCGACGACGAATTGCGCGCCAAGCGCAACGCCGAGGATCGTGCCGATGAAAAACGGCGTGACGATCGACATCAGGGTTTGCCGCCAACTCATTACCGCCCGGCTCAAGTTAGAACCGAGCTGGACCACGCCGTGAATCGGTACCAGCGCGATCGGCGGCAACAGATTCGCCATCGTCGCCAGCACCAACACACCGCCGCCGAGCCCGAGCGCGCCGGCGATACAGCTGCCGAGAAACGACACGATGCAGAGCACGATGAAGCCCGACAGGGAAAGATTGGTGCCGCCGATAAGAAGTTGCAGGAGATCGCTCATGAAGCCTCAACGAAATCGAATCACAGTCGAGCGAAATGGAAATAGCGAACTACGCCGACTGAGTTCGCGAATTGAGATAAGCGCGCCACGGCGTCCAATAATATTTCTCCCAACCGTGGCTGACGCCGGCAAAGTCCTCTTCTGCAACGTTGACGTGAACCAACTCGATGCGCGCCCCATCTTTCTCAGGCTAGAAAGTAAGCGTCAACACCGAGTCGATGGCCGTCGCCGGCCAATTCACCGACCGCCAGGTTTGCACGATCAGCCGCTTCGGTTCGATATGGAGAATCTTGCCGGAAAGCATCCCGTCGAAAGCGCGAAACGCACCGCCCGCCCGCGGCTCAAGAGTAACGGGCAAACCAGTAAACGCCGCGTGTGCCGCGGCATCGAGATACATGTCGAAGAGCTTTTCCGGCGACGCGGGCAGCGCGGCGGCAGTGATGATGTTGCGTGGCATGTTTAAGGAACCTCTGAACAACTGCCCTGGAAGCAGGGCAGCGGAGGATAGATCGTTTTTTTCGTAATGAGTTACAGTTTTTGCGAAGTTATATCAGATTACATTTTGCTCTCGTGGTTAATAGGGTCCTTAGTTTTGCCTCGATTTGCC
This genomic window from Deltaproteobacteria bacterium contains:
- a CDS encoding sulfite exporter TauE/SafE family protein codes for the protein MSDLLQLLIGGTNLSLSGFIVLCIVSFLGSCIAGALGLGGGVLVLATMANLLPPIALVPIHGVVQLGSNLSRAVMSWRQTLMSIVTPFFIGTILGVALGAQFVVALPKSLLQLIIAIFILASTWLPGLRSTSTGRVKFFFVGLGTTIVTMFVGGTGVLVGSFVAPACPERHQFVSTHSVVMTLQHGLKVITFALLGFGFGPYMALLVGLVSFSFIGSYVGKLLLNRLPEKVFRVALKATLTVLSLQLLYNALRESLG